From Thalassotalea euphylliae, the proteins below share one genomic window:
- a CDS encoding ABC transporter ATP-binding protein → MIEVSNLSFSRYQGDREFPILRGLNLSLTQGEQLALLGDSGSGKTTLLHILAGLLPADAGAVAIDDTDLTQLDDTELAIYRRQLGLIFQHYQLLDCLTVKQNILFQFQLNFPKQEASEFTALVAALGLENKLDAMPHQISGGEQQRVGIARALLNKPKLVLADEPTGNLDQTRSHQVVKLLTALCRERNINLVMVTHSQQLTDYFDRVEVLSNGQFA, encoded by the coding sequence GTGATTGAAGTAAGCAACCTAAGCTTTAGCCGATACCAAGGCGATCGCGAATTTCCTATCCTTCGCGGGTTAAACCTTTCGCTGACGCAAGGTGAGCAACTCGCATTACTTGGCGACAGTGGCTCAGGCAAAACGACACTGCTGCATATTTTAGCGGGCTTGCTACCAGCAGATGCTGGCGCCGTGGCAATTGATGATACGGATTTAACGCAACTTGACGACACTGAACTTGCCATCTATCGCCGTCAACTTGGGCTGATTTTTCAACATTATCAGCTGCTTGACTGTTTAACCGTCAAACAGAATATTCTTTTTCAATTCCAGTTAAACTTTCCAAAGCAAGAGGCAAGTGAATTTACGGCGTTAGTAGCCGCGCTTGGCCTTGAAAATAAGCTTGATGCAATGCCGCACCAAATTTCTGGCGGTGAGCAGCAGCGTGTGGGTATAGCGCGTGCCTTGCTTAACAAGCCTAAACTTGTGCTGGCCGATGAGCCAACAGGTAATTTAGATCAAACTCGCTCACATCAGGTGGTTAAGCTACTCACGGCGTTATGTCGAGAGCGTAATATCAATTTAGTGATGGTCACTCATAGCCAGCAATTGACCGATTATTTTGATCGCGTTGAAGTGCTAAGCAATGGGCAGTTTGCGTAA
- a CDS encoding M28 family metallopeptidase → MKKISSFALAGAALLTVAGCNDKPATETANAELKNTQAVFDSSYNSINGEQLAEHVKVLASDKFAGRAPSSIGEKLTLDYLTEQFKALGLAPGNGDSFLQEVPLVSIEASTDMSLNIGGKAYKFKEDMVMSSSRITELSELKDSELVFVGYGVNAPEYNWNDYEGLDVKGKTVVMLVNDPGFATKNPALFTGEAMTYYGRWTYKYEEASRQGAEGAIIIHETAPASYGWNVVKNSWTGAQFGFQREDNNMSRVAVEGWITSEVANELFTKAGLDFATAKAQAAKGSYHVDMGDLTASVTVKNTIKKSVSNNFIATLPGTKKSDEHIIYSAHWDHLGTDTALEGDQIYNGAVDNATGTAALIEVAEAFTQLNVKPERSITFLAVTAEEQGLLGSKFYAANPVIPAKKTVANINMDALGVNGKSADVSVYGLGQSELDNYLTKAAEKQGRVISGDPRPAAGIYYRSDHFAFANIGIPALYAKSGAEPADEATAKLRAMLDPKLKKCYHNLCDEYSDEWDLSGAVQDMQAFFEIGYELSSENIWPKWSESSEFKRQ, encoded by the coding sequence ATGAAAAAAATATCTTCTTTCGCGTTAGCTGGTGCTGCGCTGCTCACCGTTGCTGGGTGTAATGACAAGCCCGCTACAGAAACCGCCAACGCCGAATTAAAAAATACTCAAGCGGTGTTTGACAGCAGCTACAACAGCATTAACGGCGAGCAGCTTGCTGAGCACGTAAAAGTACTCGCGTCTGATAAATTCGCAGGTCGCGCACCATCAAGTATTGGTGAAAAGTTAACGCTGGACTACTTAACTGAACAGTTTAAAGCTTTGGGCTTAGCGCCCGGTAATGGCGATAGCTTCTTACAAGAAGTACCTTTGGTGTCAATAGAAGCATCAACTGATATGTCACTCAACATTGGTGGTAAAGCATACAAGTTCAAAGAAGATATGGTGATGAGCTCAAGCCGCATTACCGAGCTGTCTGAGCTTAAAGACTCTGAACTAGTGTTTGTTGGCTATGGCGTTAATGCACCAGAATACAACTGGAATGATTACGAAGGGCTAGACGTAAAAGGCAAAACCGTGGTGATGCTAGTCAATGATCCGGGCTTTGCAACGAAAAATCCTGCGTTATTTACGGGCGAAGCGATGACCTATTACGGCCGCTGGACCTACAAATACGAAGAAGCGAGCCGCCAAGGCGCGGAAGGCGCGATTATTATTCACGAAACGGCTCCGGCATCTTATGGCTGGAATGTCGTGAAAAACTCATGGACTGGCGCACAATTTGGCTTCCAACGTGAAGACAACAATATGAGCCGTGTCGCCGTTGAAGGTTGGATCACCAGTGAAGTGGCGAATGAGTTATTTACTAAGGCAGGGTTAGACTTCGCCACCGCCAAAGCACAAGCCGCAAAGGGCAGTTACCACGTTGATATGGGCGATTTAACCGCATCGGTAACGGTTAAAAATACCATCAAAAAATCAGTATCTAATAACTTTATTGCCACCTTACCGGGTACGAAAAAATCAGATGAACACATTATCTATAGTGCTCATTGGGATCACTTAGGCACAGACACCGCGCTTGAAGGTGATCAAATTTATAACGGCGCCGTTGATAACGCGACGGGCACAGCCGCATTAATTGAAGTAGCCGAAGCTTTCACGCAATTAAACGTCAAACCAGAGCGTTCAATTACCTTCTTAGCGGTGACTGCTGAAGAGCAAGGCTTGTTGGGCTCTAAATTCTACGCGGCAAATCCTGTGATTCCCGCGAAAAAAACCGTGGCTAACATCAATATGGATGCGTTAGGTGTTAACGGTAAAAGCGCTGATGTATCGGTATACGGTTTAGGTCAGTCTGAATTGGACAACTACTTAACCAAAGCTGCGGAAAAACAAGGTCGTGTAATCTCCGGCGATCCTCGCCCAGCAGCGGGTATTTACTACCGCTCTGATCACTTTGCTTTTGCCAATATCGGTATTCCTGCGCTTTACGCGAAAAGTGGCGCAGAGCCTGCCGACGAAGCAACGGCTAAGTTACGTGCGATGTTAGATCCTAAATTGAAAAAGTGTTACCACAACTTGTGTGACGAATATTCAGATGAGTGGGATTTATCTGGCGCAGTGCAAGATATGCAAGCGTTTTTTGAAATTGGCTATGAGCTTTCTAGCGAAAATATCTGGCCAAAATGGAGCGAAAGCTCTGAGTTTAAAAGACAGTAA
- a CDS encoding methyltransferase family protein, whose translation MEALKLKVPPVVLVFITMLLMTLTKSTTPQWALTFEFASALATTLIAVGAAIAIAGVWAFKRAQTTVNPMAPSEASNLVCTGIYRLTRNPMYLGFLLALLAFASYLQHPMTLIWCALFVWYMTEFQIKPEEHMLAEIFGRPYHDYCSQVRRWL comes from the coding sequence ATGGAAGCGCTTAAACTAAAAGTTCCACCAGTGGTGTTGGTGTTTATTACCATGCTCTTGATGACATTAACCAAAAGCACCACGCCGCAATGGGCTTTGACCTTTGAATTTGCCAGTGCGCTAGCGACAACGCTTATCGCAGTGGGGGCAGCTATTGCTATTGCTGGTGTGTGGGCCTTTAAACGAGCGCAAACCACAGTCAACCCCATGGCGCCAAGTGAGGCGTCAAATCTAGTTTGTACAGGTATTTATCGACTCACCCGCAATCCCATGTATTTAGGGTTTTTACTTGCGTTGTTAGCGTTTGCTTCGTACTTGCAACACCCCATGACCTTAATTTGGTGTGCGCTGTTTGTTTGGTATATGACTGAGTTTCAAATTAAACCCGAAGAGCATATGTTAGCTGAAATTTTTGGTCGGCCATATCACGACTACTGCTCTCAGGTTAGACGTTGGCTATAA
- a CDS encoding sulfotransferase yields MLELGFKTAHTAYLQRCFDSAQVIADTPVFCDYQALDKQYPNSKFIYLTRSFDKWLPSIRQLLSRMYTNLQRGDGGFNPHLKRCFNDVFSPLTENNIASDEFLIQCYTKHQQGIHDYFKHREQDLLTLDIAASDSFAKLIEFLGLPQDTQGEFPLINMKGKVTAWNKINHPLKVASTNNGRIDSRFAYQLI; encoded by the coding sequence ATGCTCGAACTGGGCTTTAAAACCGCGCATACGGCGTATTTGCAGCGTTGCTTTGACAGCGCACAGGTCATTGCCGATACACCGGTATTTTGCGATTACCAAGCATTGGACAAGCAATATCCTAACAGCAAATTTATTTATTTAACGCGGTCATTTGATAAGTGGTTACCGTCTATTCGCCAGCTGTTAAGCCGTATGTACACTAACTTACAGCGCGGCGACGGTGGTTTTAACCCCCATTTAAAACGCTGTTTTAACGATGTTTTTTCGCCTCTCACGGAAAACAATATCGCCAGTGACGAATTTCTCATTCAGTGTTATACAAAACATCAACAAGGGATTCACGATTACTTTAAACATCGTGAGCAAGATTTGTTAACACTCGATATCGCGGCAAGTGATAGCTTTGCCAAGCTGATTGAGTTTCTCGGCTTACCCCAAGATACTCAAGGTGAATTTCCACTCATTAATATGAAAGGCAAAGTCACCGCCTGGAATAAAATTAATCACCCGCTCAAGGTTGCATCAACGAACAATGGCCGTATTGATAGTAGGTTTGCCTATCAATTAATCTAG
- a CDS encoding tRNA-(ms[2]io[6]A)-hydroxylase, whose amino-acid sequence MFELKYHTPFEWTDAVMADFDAFLQDHAAAEKKASGMAMSMLSHYPDRLKLVKAMTDLALEELIHFKQVLKLLIARNVQLADDKKDTYIKEIRALFRRGRDEFLMDRLLVAGVIEARGHERFALVAEALPAGKDKDFYVAIAKSEEKHKNLFVELAYEYFDKTDVDTRLEEILIAEAAICEKLPFRAALH is encoded by the coding sequence ATGTTTGAATTGAAGTACCACACCCCATTTGAATGGACCGACGCTGTAATGGCAGATTTTGATGCTTTTTTGCAGGATCACGCAGCAGCAGAAAAGAAAGCCTCAGGCATGGCGATGTCGATGCTGTCGCACTACCCTGATCGCCTCAAGCTTGTTAAAGCCATGACAGACTTAGCGCTTGAAGAGCTGATTCATTTTAAACAAGTGTTAAAGCTATTAATCGCTCGCAATGTGCAACTTGCCGACGATAAAAAAGATACTTACATCAAAGAGATTCGCGCGTTGTTTCGCCGTGGTCGCGACGAGTTTTTAATGGATCGCTTGTTAGTGGCTGGTGTCATTGAAGCCCGAGGTCATGAGCGCTTCGCGTTGGTTGCCGAGGCACTGCCCGCGGGTAAAGACAAAGATTTTTACGTTGCTATTGCAAAGTCAGAAGAAAAACACAAAAACTTATTTGTTGAACTTGCTTACGAATATTTTGACAAAACAGACGTAGATACACGCTTAGAAGAAATCCTTATCGCTGAAGCGGCGATTTGTGAAAAATTACCATTTCGCGCGGCATTACACTAA
- a CDS encoding class D beta-lactamase: MNLGSIKALRRITALALATATLVAYPLPSVAAVVDAAPQSAQASSALSQEKSQNKSQDKSPQVLPCEQANSQCAFVLLTADGDLKVHNKQWANTRFSPFSTFKIPNSLIALDLGIVSDLSQTMSADTKTYAPEGWWPSSWTAGEHTLRSAYQVSNVPIYRAIATQVGAERMQGYLNNFDYGNRDISAGIDVFWLGVSLQISPIEQAQFLQRLYSKQLPLKTSTYALLKPLMLNHDTPDYKIYGKTGAGTFSPTKAQGWFVGVVEENGKYHYFAAHGQSTTLKHIAKHRKDIARAYLAHYQLPHTIQ; the protein is encoded by the coding sequence ATGAATTTGGGATCAATAAAAGCGCTGCGCCGCATCACTGCGCTTGCTTTAGCTACTGCAACTTTAGTTGCTTATCCATTGCCTTCAGTGGCGGCAGTTGTTGATGCTGCGCCACAAAGTGCTCAAGCCAGCTCTGCGCTAAGCCAAGAGAAGAGCCAAAACAAGAGCCAAGATAAAAGCCCGCAAGTGCTACCTTGTGAGCAAGCCAATAGTCAGTGTGCTTTTGTACTGTTAACCGCAGACGGCGATCTTAAAGTACACAACAAACAATGGGCGAACACGCGCTTTAGCCCATTTTCAACGTTTAAAATCCCTAATTCACTCATTGCATTAGATTTAGGCATTGTCAGCGATTTAAGCCAAACCATGAGCGCCGATACCAAAACCTATGCGCCGGAAGGTTGGTGGCCAAGCAGTTGGACTGCTGGCGAGCACACCTTGCGCTCTGCTTACCAAGTTTCGAATGTGCCAATTTACCGCGCCATCGCAACACAGGTGGGCGCTGAGCGCATGCAAGGCTATTTAAACAATTTTGATTACGGCAATCGCGATATTAGCGCTGGAATTGATGTATTCTGGTTAGGTGTCAGCTTACAAATTTCCCCTATTGAACAAGCACAATTTTTACAACGCTTGTACAGCAAACAACTACCACTAAAAACCAGCACTTATGCGCTACTCAAGCCATTAATGCTAAATCACGACACGCCTGATTATAAAATTTATGGTAAAACTGGCGCGGGGACGTTTAGCCCAACGAAAGCACAAGGCTGGTTTGTCGGTGTTGTTGAAGAGAATGGCAAATATCATTATTTTGCCGCGCACGGCCAATCAACCACGCTAAAGCACATCGCTAAGCACCGTAAAGATATCGCGAGAGCCTATCTTGCCCATTACCAATTACCCCATACCATACAATAA
- a CDS encoding 23S rRNA (adenine(2030)-N(6))-methyltransferase RlmJ, with protein MLSYRHAFHAGNFADVLKHSVLHHVLNYMTEKEKGFSYIDTHSGAGMYKLQDEYAQKTGEYKQGIGKLYKAPKLTPLLADYVALIKSFNTQALALYPGSPAVAQYHARKQDSARLFELHNTDISLLEQFCDHWKQASVFQKDGYAGLVRQLPPPTRRAVVLIDPPFEIKNDYQKAVDAVIKAYKKFATGTYIIWYPIVQRHYIDTMEAAISSSQLSNVMKVELCLSPDSEQYGMTGTGLFIVNPPWQLASELESALPQLKTLLGTEQSSYTLDMLVPE; from the coding sequence TTGTTAAGTTACCGCCACGCTTTTCACGCCGGCAATTTTGCCGATGTACTCAAACACAGTGTTTTGCATCATGTGTTGAACTATATGACGGAAAAAGAGAAAGGGTTTAGCTATATCGACACCCACTCTGGCGCGGGCATGTACAAGTTACAAGACGAATACGCACAAAAAACTGGCGAGTATAAACAAGGTATCGGCAAGCTATACAAGGCGCCTAAGCTAACGCCTTTACTCGCCGATTATGTGGCACTTATCAAAAGTTTTAATACACAAGCTTTGGCGCTTTATCCAGGTTCACCAGCAGTTGCCCAATATCACGCCAGAAAGCAAGACAGCGCCCGTTTGTTTGAGCTACACAATACCGATATTAGCTTGCTTGAGCAGTTTTGCGATCACTGGAAACAAGCAAGTGTCTTTCAAAAAGACGGCTACGCTGGGCTTGTCAGGCAGTTACCACCGCCAACACGCAGAGCGGTCGTGTTAATCGACCCGCCTTTTGAAATTAAAAACGATTATCAAAAAGCGGTTGATGCGGTGATTAAAGCCTATAAAAAGTTTGCCACTGGCACCTATATTATTTGGTATCCGATCGTACAACGTCATTACATTGATACCATGGAAGCGGCGATTAGCAGCAGCCAGCTAAGCAATGTGATGAAAGTAGAGCTTTGCTTATCACCCGATTCAGAACAATATGGCATGACAGGTACGGGATTGTTTATTGTTAACCCTCCTTGGCAGCTAGCTAGCGAACTTGAAAGCGCACTGCCGCAACTGAAAACGTTATTGGGCACTGAGCAATCGAGTTACACACTGGATATGCTAGTACCTGAATAA
- a CDS encoding VOC family protein, which yields MMEPTQQDASKLSANNLSIKQIAIAISDLPKAVNFYHKILNIPLAFEVPPNLAFLELGDIRLMLTTLQGSERDHQTSVIYYHTTNIEQYFEQLSTLSVTIERLPAFAAKMPDHDLWIGFIRDPDDNLIGIMEEKQPVTPVAQS from the coding sequence ATGATGGAACCTACACAACAAGACGCCAGTAAGCTATCTGCCAATAATCTATCAATCAAACAAATTGCTATCGCGATTAGCGACTTACCGAAAGCGGTTAATTTTTACCATAAGATTCTTAATATCCCGCTTGCTTTTGAAGTACCACCCAACCTAGCGTTTCTTGAGCTTGGTGATATTCGCTTAATGCTGACAACGCTGCAAGGCAGTGAGCGAGATCATCAAACATCCGTCATCTACTACCACACCACGAATATAGAGCAATATTTCGAGCAGTTAAGCACGCTAAGCGTCACTATTGAGCGTCTACCGGCGTTTGCCGCTAAAATGCCAGATCACGATTTATGGATTGGCTTTATCCGCGATCCTGATGATAATCTAATCGGCATAATGGAAGAAAAACAGCCAGTTACTCCAGTTGCCCAAAGCTGA
- a CDS encoding nuclear transport factor 2 family protein, whose amino-acid sequence MNKLRFALLLILLTPFFGTLFGTAYANETGEEKAVINQLLNDFLANTINDDLKNHQRFWADDLIYTSSSGARFDKAHIIEGIEADLKATAMEHTKESHKTLPPLYWAEQTDIRIYGSTAIVAFKLMHKENANATEVKQTYFNTGTLLKRNGIWQVIAWQATKIPHEN is encoded by the coding sequence ATGAATAAACTTCGCTTCGCTTTACTGCTTATCTTATTAACTCCATTTTTCGGTACTTTATTTGGTACGGCTTACGCCAATGAAACTGGCGAAGAAAAAGCGGTGATCAACCAACTGCTCAACGACTTTTTAGCCAATACCATTAACGACGATTTGAAAAATCATCAACGCTTTTGGGCTGATGATCTTATTTACACTAGCTCATCTGGTGCAAGATTTGATAAGGCCCACATTATTGAAGGTATTGAGGCTGATTTAAAAGCCACAGCAATGGAACACACCAAGGAAAGTCATAAAACGCTGCCACCGCTTTACTGGGCTGAACAAACCGATATTCGTATTTACGGCTCAACCGCGATAGTTGCATTTAAACTGATGCACAAAGAAAATGCGAACGCAACAGAAGTAAAACAAACCTACTTTAATACTGGCACCTTGTTAAAACGCAATGGTATTTGGCAAGTGATTGCATGGCAAGCAACTAAAATTCCACATGAAAACTAG
- a CDS encoding PDZ domain-containing protein, protein MRHIKLIITLILLPIVHTSFASERIKMGVTWSYSASGFFDPKVNELVAKEIVANSPADKAGLKVGDKVKSIEGCQIPGCPATKAKSYLTSKSLNQLKLMVETQQGTAKTVIVSLALHST, encoded by the coding sequence ATGCGCCACATCAAACTCATCATCACGCTGATTCTCTTACCGATAGTTCACACCTCTTTCGCATCAGAAAGGATAAAAATGGGGGTAACATGGTCGTATTCGGCCAGCGGTTTTTTCGATCCTAAAGTCAATGAACTTGTTGCTAAAGAAATAGTAGCGAATTCTCCGGCTGATAAAGCAGGCTTAAAGGTCGGAGATAAAGTTAAATCGATAGAGGGTTGTCAAATTCCTGGTTGTCCGGCCACTAAAGCTAAGTCATACTTAACATCGAAATCTTTGAATCAGCTAAAGCTTATGGTTGAAACTCAACAAGGTACGGCTAAAACTGTAATAGTAAGTTTGGCACTTCATTCAACCTAA
- a CDS encoding serine hydrolase domain-containing protein, translating into MWKWIGAILVAIIAAGVGYWFSLDKNIRYLMLNQPENTNVLLWTTAQRDAGFQTLEQLNVIPFNVIEKGERPHSLSLTQPLEVSDSAIDKFFEEQRIAALVVLQNGQLRYEKYGLGLTSSDKWTSFSVAKSFTSTLVGAAIKDGYINSLQDKITNYIPDLKGSVYDQVTIEQVLTMTSGVAWDEDYYDPDSDVSKFNFHTPEPGLDATVSYMRHLGRAKPAGSEFSYSTGETGLIGLLVSQATGKTLSSYLSEKVWSHLAVQKDASWLLGPTNHEISGCCIQATARDFALFGDFVLNGAQVNGTSIVPENWFAKAASNQVELDEGEGYGFQWWTSAKGHFEGKGIYGQGLFVDPENQLVVAVNANWEGAMTPASYQSRKAMYQYFVNLLNNS; encoded by the coding sequence ATGTGGAAATGGATTGGTGCAATTTTAGTGGCCATTATCGCGGCAGGCGTTGGTTATTGGTTTAGCCTTGATAAAAACATCCGTTACTTGATGTTAAACCAGCCGGAAAATACCAATGTTTTACTATGGACTACTGCGCAGCGCGATGCTGGCTTTCAAACACTCGAACAATTAAATGTTATTCCTTTTAATGTCATTGAGAAAGGTGAACGCCCTCACTCGCTGTCGTTAACACAGCCGCTAGAAGTTTCAGACAGCGCAATCGATAAATTTTTTGAAGAGCAGCGTATTGCCGCTTTGGTGGTACTGCAAAATGGACAGCTTCGCTATGAAAAATATGGTCTAGGGCTAACTAGCAGCGATAAGTGGACGAGCTTTTCGGTTGCCAAATCGTTTACCTCAACCTTGGTTGGTGCTGCGATTAAAGATGGTTACATTAACAGCCTGCAAGATAAAATCACCAACTATATTCCTGATTTAAAGGGCAGTGTTTATGATCAAGTTACGATAGAGCAAGTGCTGACCATGACATCGGGGGTGGCTTGGGATGAAGATTATTACGATCCTGACTCAGATGTGTCGAAATTCAATTTTCATACGCCAGAGCCGGGTTTGGACGCCACAGTCAGTTATATGCGCCATCTTGGCCGCGCTAAACCAGCAGGTTCCGAATTCTCATATAGCACAGGCGAGACGGGGTTAATTGGTTTACTGGTGAGCCAAGCCACCGGGAAAACACTGTCGAGTTATTTGTCAGAGAAAGTATGGTCACATTTGGCCGTGCAAAAGGACGCCTCTTGGCTACTCGGCCCAACTAATCACGAAATTAGCGGTTGCTGCATTCAAGCAACGGCGAGAGATTTTGCCTTATTTGGCGACTTTGTCTTGAACGGTGCACAAGTCAATGGCACGTCTATTGTTCCTGAAAACTGGTTTGCTAAAGCAGCATCTAATCAAGTTGAGTTGGATGAAGGCGAAGGTTACGGTTTTCAATGGTGGACGTCAGCAAAAGGTCACTTTGAAGGAAAAGGTATTTATGGCCAAGGGTTATTTGTCGACCCTGAGAACCAATTAGTTGTTGCTGTTAATGCTAATTGGGAAGGGGCGATGACACCTGCAAGCTACCAATCAAGAAAAGCTATGTATCAGTATTTTGTGAATTTATTGAACAACAGCTAA
- a CDS encoding M23 family metallopeptidase, with translation MAEIYLLAQAGESIAKVGNNGYSCNPHIHVGAWKDNLPLQIRFDQKTLELKDRNSANN, from the coding sequence TTGGCAGAAATATACTTGCTTGCTCAAGCTGGGGAAAGCATTGCGAAGGTTGGCAATAATGGTTACTCATGTAACCCTCATATACACGTAGGGGCATGGAAAGACAACCTGCCACTGCAAATTCGGTTTGATCAAAAAACCTTAGAATTGAAAGATCGAAACAGTGCCAATAACTGA
- a CDS encoding TonB-dependent siderophore receptor, whose translation MNTKNKKFPIALLSLAIGSSFGIAQADNLPASEDEIEVITVTGSVSRFGATKSNTPIVETSRSVSIESLDAALEKGSLNLSQMVSYMPGITTERNGFATRVDNISIRGLRAPRYRDSIQEQFGNYNSPRAEIYTFEQVEVLRGPASVLYGQGSPGGIINYVSKTPRPENFGEIYAQIGNHDRQQLGVDINRVLNDDASLQGRLVGIYRDSGTQIEEVNDDTLVLMPSVTFMPSEDTTLTLIGLYQDSDADTAAQFLPVQGTLTPLADGSFLNSNVYAGEPGFNKIETESTQVTMLVEHMINDDFTLNATALWRDGEGDYHQAWPTFNPQLGSRYLNDLLVQQGLVPAGVPTGFTDTTVPRTFYQADNRFEQYAFDVRLSGEFDTGRLSHEVLVGAQYQDIETDSNRSNYAGGGVLSGDFRYVLDLANPLYTGAPDQAIFDAIYQDQPTNQVEDLGIYLSDQISVDNWRITLGARYDSVDNKTRSDIGDTAQNSSQDDDALSLSGGLLYKFDNGISPYINYSESFETVVGLTDTGEQLEPQEAEQIEIGAKYEPTSFPGFFTLAYFEIDITNLPDPNSFPGQQGQQGQQQGESTLKGVEFEGKFQVGEFDIQLAYTDLDTEDQDGLQLSSIPDTTVSAWVTWQPENLLPGFRIGAGVRHVGESVSELNIAPVRYVTPDYTLADLMLGYTFSANLDFALNVRNLTDKDYQTSCLFRGDCFPGVRRSVNATVKYNF comes from the coding sequence TTGAATACTAAAAACAAAAAATTTCCAATCGCACTGCTCTCTCTCGCCATTGGCTCTTCATTTGGTATCGCACAGGCAGATAACCTGCCTGCGAGTGAAGATGAAATCGAAGTCATTACGGTAACAGGTTCGGTCTCTCGCTTTGGTGCGACAAAATCAAACACACCGATTGTTGAGACCTCGCGCTCAGTATCAATTGAAAGCCTTGACGCAGCATTAGAGAAAGGCTCATTAAACCTTTCTCAAATGGTATCTTACATGCCGGGGATTACCACCGAGCGCAATGGTTTTGCGACACGTGTCGATAATATTTCGATTCGCGGTTTAAGAGCGCCACGTTATCGCGACTCTATTCAGGAGCAATTTGGCAACTACAACTCACCGCGCGCAGAAATTTACACGTTTGAACAAGTTGAAGTTCTGCGTGGCCCTGCATCCGTGCTTTATGGCCAAGGCTCGCCGGGCGGCATCATTAACTACGTGAGTAAAACCCCTCGCCCTGAAAACTTCGGTGAAATTTATGCACAAATTGGTAACCACGATCGCCAACAGCTAGGCGTAGATATTAATCGTGTATTAAACGATGATGCCTCGCTACAGGGGCGACTTGTGGGAATATACCGCGATTCAGGAACGCAAATTGAAGAAGTAAACGACGACACACTTGTTTTAATGCCTTCGGTTACTTTTATGCCATCAGAAGATACGACGCTCACATTGATTGGCTTGTACCAAGATTCTGATGCCGATACCGCTGCACAATTTTTACCCGTACAAGGCACATTAACACCACTTGCCGATGGTAGCTTCTTAAACAGCAACGTATACGCGGGCGAGCCAGGCTTCAATAAAATTGAAACTGAATCGACACAGGTAACCATGCTTGTTGAACATATGATTAATGATGATTTTACCTTAAACGCTACTGCGCTGTGGCGTGACGGTGAAGGCGACTATCATCAAGCGTGGCCAACTTTTAACCCGCAACTAGGCAGTCGTTACCTCAATGATTTACTCGTTCAGCAAGGTTTAGTGCCTGCAGGTGTGCCTACTGGCTTTACCGATACCACTGTACCGCGTACTTTCTACCAAGCTGATAACCGATTTGAACAGTACGCATTTGATGTACGCTTGTCTGGCGAATTTGACACTGGTCGTTTATCGCACGAAGTGTTAGTTGGCGCACAATACCAAGATATTGAGACCGATAGCAATCGCAGTAACTACGCCGGCGGTGGCGTACTTTCTGGCGATTTTCGCTATGTATTAGACTTAGCGAATCCTTTATACACTGGTGCTCCTGATCAAGCAATTTTCGATGCCATTTACCAAGACCAACCTACCAATCAAGTCGAAGATTTAGGTATTTACCTTTCTGATCAAATCTCAGTTGATAACTGGCGCATTACCCTTGGCGCGCGTTACGACAGCGTTGATAACAAAACGCGCAGCGATATTGGCGATACAGCCCAAAACAGCTCGCAAGATGATGATGCCTTATCGTTAAGTGGTGGTCTGTTGTACAAATTCGATAATGGTATTTCACCTTATATCAACTATTCAGAATCGTTTGAAACCGTTGTTGGTTTGACGGATACGGGCGAACAACTTGAACCACAAGAAGCTGAACAGATCGAAATTGGTGCTAAGTATGAACCAACCAGTTTCCCTGGTTTCTTTACCTTAGCTTACTTTGAAATCGACATTACCAACTTACCAGATCCAAACAGTTTCCCGGGTCAGCAAGGTCAGCAAGGTCAGCAGCAAGGTGAATCAACGCTTAAAGGTGTTGAGTTTGAAGGTAAGTTCCAAGTGGGCGAATTTGATATTCAACTAGCTTACACCGACTTAGACACAGAAGACCAAGACGGCCTGCAGTTATCTTCAATTCCAGATACCACAGTATCTGCTTGGGTTACTTGGCAACCTGAAAACTTATTACCAGGTTTTCGCATCGGTGCGGGTGTTCGCCACGTCGGTGAAAGTGTCTCTGAGTTGAATATTGCCCCTGTGCGATACGTAACACCAGATTACACGCTTGCAGATTTAATGCTGGGCTACACTTTCAGTGCGAACTTAGATTTTGCCCTAAACGTGCGTAACCTAACCGACAAAGACTACCAAACATCTTGCCTGTTCCGTGGCGATTGTTTCCCTGGTGTTCGTCGCTCGGTTAACGCAACCGTAAAATACAATTTTTAG